A window from Pseudomonas moraviensis encodes these proteins:
- the rsgA gene encoding small ribosomal subunit biogenesis GTPase RsgA, giving the protein MAKRQLNRRQNWRIEKIQGERAARAAKRESSVVEALEGGDLGPEQHGLVIAHFGVQVEVEAVDGELAGQVFRCHLRANLPALVTGDKVVWRAGNQGIGVIVAQLPRSTELCRPDSRGQLKPVAANVDMIVIVFAPLPEPHANLIDRYLVAAEHAGIRPLLLLNKFDLIDEQNAPALNALLAVYRTLGYPVLEVSAHHGDGMEQLQKQLDGRISVFVGQSGVGKSSLVNSLLPEVETRVGPLSELSGQGTHTTTTARLFHFPGGGELIDSPGIREFGLGHVSRADVEAGFIEFDDLLGTCRFRDCKHDREPGCALLKALEDGRIQQQRMNSYRSIIASLPENGY; this is encoded by the coding sequence ATGGCCAAACGCCAACTCAATCGTCGTCAAAACTGGCGCATCGAAAAGATTCAGGGCGAGCGCGCCGCACGCGCCGCCAAACGCGAGTCCTCGGTGGTCGAAGCCCTCGAGGGCGGTGACCTCGGCCCTGAGCAACACGGCCTGGTGATCGCTCACTTCGGTGTACAGGTCGAAGTCGAGGCCGTTGACGGCGAACTCGCCGGTCAAGTGTTCCGCTGTCACTTGCGCGCCAACCTGCCGGCGCTGGTGACTGGCGACAAAGTCGTCTGGCGCGCCGGTAACCAAGGCATCGGTGTGATCGTCGCGCAACTACCGCGCAGCACTGAACTGTGCCGCCCGGACAGCCGTGGTCAGCTCAAGCCGGTTGCCGCCAACGTCGACATGATCGTCATCGTTTTCGCGCCGCTGCCCGAGCCCCACGCCAACCTGATCGACCGCTATCTGGTTGCCGCCGAACATGCCGGCATCCGCCCGCTTCTGCTGCTGAACAAATTCGATCTGATCGACGAGCAGAACGCCCCGGCGCTCAACGCGTTGCTGGCGGTGTATCGCACGCTGGGTTACCCGGTGCTGGAAGTTTCGGCGCACCACGGCGACGGCATGGAACAGCTGCAAAAGCAGCTCGACGGGCGCATCAGCGTATTCGTCGGCCAGTCCGGCGTCGGCAAGTCGTCGCTGGTCAACAGCCTGCTGCCGGAAGTCGAAACCCGTGTCGGGCCGTTGTCCGAGCTGTCCGGACAGGGCACGCACACCACCACCACCGCGCGTCTGTTCCACTTCCCCGGCGGCGGCGAACTGATCGACTCCCCGGGCATCCGCGAATTCGGTCTCGGCCACGTCAGCCGCGCCGATGTCGAAGCCGGTTTCATCGAGTTCGACGACCTGCTCGGCACCTGCCGCTTCCGCGACTGCAAGCACGACCGCGAACCGGGTTGCGCGCTGCTCAAGGCGCTCGAAGACGGCCGCATCCAGCAGCAGCGCATGAACAGCTACCGCTCGATCATCGCCAGCCTGCCTGAAAACGGCTATTAA
- a CDS encoding trimeric intracellular cation channel family protein — MLLMLYLIAITAEAMTGALSAGRRGMDWFGVVLIACITALGGGSVRDVLLGHYPLTWVKHPEYLVLTSVAAMFTVFTARWMRHLRSLFLVLDAVGLVAFTLIGCMTALEMGHGMLVASVSGVITGVFGGILRDIFCNDIPLIFRRELYASVSFAAAWCYMLCLYLNVPSEQAILITLFGGFLLRLLAIRFHWEMPKFVYNDEH, encoded by the coding sequence ATGTTGCTGATGCTCTATCTGATTGCCATCACCGCTGAAGCCATGACTGGCGCGCTGTCTGCCGGTCGTCGCGGCATGGACTGGTTCGGTGTGGTGCTGATTGCCTGCATCACGGCGTTGGGCGGTGGCTCAGTGCGTGATGTGTTGCTTGGGCATTATCCGCTGACCTGGGTCAAGCACCCGGAATACCTGGTGCTGACCTCGGTTGCGGCAATGTTCACCGTATTCACCGCGCGCTGGATGCGCCATCTGCGCTCGCTGTTCCTGGTGCTCGACGCTGTCGGTCTGGTGGCGTTTACGCTGATCGGCTGCATGACCGCTCTGGAAATGGGCCATGGCATGCTGGTGGCTTCGGTCAGCGGCGTGATCACCGGGGTATTCGGCGGCATCCTGCGGGATATTTTCTGCAACGACATTCCGCTGATTTTTCGGCGCGAACTGTATGCGAGTGTCTCCTTCGCTGCCGCGTGGTGCTACATGCTGTGTCTTTATTTGAATGTGCCGAGCGAACAAGCCATTTTGATCACACTATTCGGCGGGTTTTTGTTACGTCTGCTTGCCATCCGTTTCCATTGGGAAATGCCAAAATTCGTTTATAACGACGAGCATTAA
- a CDS encoding RHS repeat domain-containing protein, which yields MASNLSSAVHSNAFNFGEFVSGGVDPRTGMYTSSFSLGKLHSSDLNGPEFALSLSFNPLNQADSGFGIGWSLTMTNYDMLSKVMTLSNGERYKAVETSTGLKFREMKLQTAKVLVTGAGRYEVRYKDGRRELLKVLAGTQVAVAEKIIAANGVSISLKHELFNQFPRLAEIRDAKRCLLKITRTEGQVKLTRHPDISSSSTYKLLLKNSRVTAIELPVGNGWELEYEIIDGASYLWRVVNPLRGVEIIRYKRQGHHFVNDGEKTLPFVIAHDAYPGRGQPRLCRAYTYSDHNFLGQGLLPATDNDLDPLYLAPGHYVYTSDEQLLVSGKVHTRIKRTYNKFHLLVAEVTTCGDAQIATATEYHGSVAKPFNEQLAQFRLPKVQTVTYLDRRTQQKREETTVTEFDGEGNLIRHVEPNGVTTSTEFHPASGGDNCPQDPLGFSRFPRKRTVTAAASGGAATVTYYDYALHPALAGAELPSVLPITERFYEVVEGVEVLRSKTERSYLDAPKDPLKHGATKEQSIILNDKKTSTQFSYELEGDRLRVKSSTRGFDGALQTSEKVLSTLTGLQVSEIAVEGERIEHEYDAIGRAVCKTVASGTPYAASTRWAYLAASKQQPATVVTTDPVGGEQRVTYDGLERVVTVQEKDCDHPDKDGLIQTRTLYSALHDSVGHRVKATLTDWRDGKPYPVSTRYEFDSWGQVCKTLHADGRIEHSEMDPVLRQQTDRLQGMGRTLTVISDFGKPLSVESFNLKNKSLGKTVYTYDGFGRTTSETDPVGNTTRYEYDVFDRIIRTVLPDASEVVTDYAGHSDEGLPIGIKVGDKALGQQAYDGLGRLIQSTVGGRKSEAGYEAGFTQPQWFKSADGQKTEFTYLRDLGGLLTERKAGGLVTTMTYDPVSGNPLTCTENGRERRFTYYPSGRVKTETTTLGAVTKATSRTWSLQGRPITHVDVLGAESTSEYDQHGRLLSTSQGTLKTEFHYNIQTGMLDWTKTEETSIKRQMITRFAYDDVGRETRRTFEIQGQPDQTLESTYTLAGKLAQKVSRRGTQLLRDEQFTYDVRGRLIQYDCAGTQKPRDPYGKEIVQQTFTFDALDNILTVQTKFPLGVNLTTFSYDNPDPAQLSAVKHSHVDYPPAVTLEYDANGRMIKDDQARTLAYDAFGRLEQLSGAGGSVIRGYHYDGFDDLVELSQPEKTTVQRYYHAGRVANEVSGENSSSVVRHGGALVGQQQFGLHAGAQLFRTDQQQSVLATLGKEQLTDCAYSPYGHRPAEGGLFSLAGFNGEQLDPVTGLYLLGNGYRAYSPTLMRFLAPDSMSPFGAGGLNAYSYCLGDPVNRVDPTGHISWQSILGIGLSILGIVASVLTMGAATPWAVAALGLAVTSGLAGIASEVVNELAPDSQAGEILGWISFGLGLASLGAGLAAGAKAAVNAGRKMASAFSQGLSGRGAGKAGKYLKRTGKGAKAAAKKVNAPVEPVADEPWQLVRATGTDDVFSAPVYDNYRKKADDFYKLIESNKSARQAAGEAGLAYSELAKYSQTRKLTHVYMTKITGGGHRIYLLEDSATRVCKVLQSGGHWSPGQTSARIRAAGNMDTART from the coding sequence ATGGCAAGTAATTTATCTTCCGCTGTTCATTCAAACGCTTTCAACTTTGGTGAGTTTGTATCAGGAGGCGTTGACCCGCGCACCGGCATGTACACAAGCTCCTTTTCCTTGGGAAAGTTGCACTCGTCGGATCTGAACGGTCCGGAATTTGCACTTTCCCTGAGCTTCAATCCGCTCAACCAGGCGGACTCCGGTTTCGGCATCGGCTGGTCTTTGACGATGACCAATTACGACATGCTCAGCAAAGTCATGACGCTGTCCAACGGTGAGCGCTACAAGGCTGTGGAAACATCCACCGGTCTGAAGTTCAGGGAAATGAAGCTGCAAACGGCGAAGGTATTGGTGACCGGAGCAGGGCGCTATGAAGTTCGATACAAGGATGGTCGGCGTGAACTGCTCAAGGTCCTGGCTGGCACTCAGGTCGCCGTAGCGGAAAAAATAATCGCGGCGAACGGTGTGAGCATTTCGCTCAAGCACGAATTATTCAATCAGTTTCCCAGACTGGCGGAAATCCGTGATGCCAAACGATGCCTGCTGAAAATTACCCGCACTGAAGGTCAAGTGAAATTGACCCGGCATCCTGACATTTCGTCCAGTTCAACCTACAAGTTGCTCTTGAAAAACAGTCGGGTAACGGCCATCGAGCTTCCGGTCGGTAACGGCTGGGAGCTGGAATATGAAATCATCGATGGGGCCAGCTACTTGTGGCGCGTCGTCAACCCGTTGCGTGGCGTAGAAATCATTCGCTACAAGCGCCAGGGTCACCATTTCGTCAATGACGGGGAAAAGACACTCCCGTTTGTCATAGCTCACGATGCTTATCCAGGACGTGGCCAGCCCCGGCTTTGCAGGGCATACACATACTCCGACCATAATTTTCTCGGACAAGGCCTTCTCCCGGCCACGGACAATGATCTGGATCCGCTCTATCTGGCGCCCGGTCACTATGTCTACACCTCGGACGAGCAGTTGCTGGTGAGCGGCAAAGTCCATACCCGCATTAAACGCACCTACAACAAGTTCCATCTGTTGGTGGCTGAGGTTACAACCTGCGGCGACGCCCAGATCGCCACCGCCACGGAGTATCACGGTTCTGTCGCCAAACCTTTCAATGAGCAGTTGGCGCAATTCCGCCTGCCCAAGGTTCAGACGGTGACTTACCTCGATCGGCGCACTCAGCAGAAGCGCGAGGAAACGACCGTCACCGAGTTCGATGGCGAAGGCAACCTGATCAGGCACGTCGAGCCGAACGGGGTGACGACTTCGACGGAGTTTCATCCGGCAAGCGGAGGCGACAATTGCCCGCAGGATCCGCTGGGGTTTTCCAGATTTCCAAGGAAGAGGACGGTCACCGCTGCCGCGTCGGGCGGTGCTGCGACGGTCACGTACTACGACTATGCCCTGCACCCGGCGTTGGCAGGTGCGGAACTGCCATCCGTATTACCGATCACGGAGCGTTTTTACGAAGTTGTGGAAGGTGTTGAGGTCTTGCGTTCGAAAACCGAACGCAGTTACCTGGACGCGCCCAAGGACCCGCTCAAGCACGGGGCCACGAAAGAGCAAAGCATCATTCTGAATGATAAAAAAACCTCTACCCAATTTTCCTATGAGCTTGAGGGTGACAGGTTGCGGGTCAAGTCCAGCACACGCGGATTTGACGGCGCGCTACAGACCAGTGAGAAAGTGCTGTCGACGCTGACCGGATTACAGGTCTCTGAAATCGCTGTCGAGGGCGAGCGCATCGAGCATGAATACGATGCGATCGGCCGCGCAGTGTGCAAAACGGTTGCTTCCGGCACCCCCTATGCTGCTTCGACCCGGTGGGCCTATCTGGCTGCCAGCAAACAGCAGCCGGCTACCGTGGTGACCACCGATCCCGTTGGCGGCGAGCAAAGAGTGACCTATGACGGCCTGGAGCGGGTAGTCACCGTTCAGGAAAAGGACTGCGACCATCCCGACAAGGACGGTCTCATCCAGACGCGCACGCTTTATTCTGCCCTGCATGATTCGGTCGGTCACAGGGTGAAAGCGACGCTGACGGATTGGCGTGATGGCAAGCCGTATCCGGTCAGCACTCGCTACGAATTCGATTCCTGGGGGCAGGTCTGCAAGACGCTGCATGCCGATGGGCGTATCGAACACAGCGAGATGGATCCGGTCCTTCGCCAGCAAACCGACCGGCTCCAGGGGATGGGCAGGACACTCACCGTCATTAGCGACTTCGGTAAACCGCTCAGTGTCGAGAGCTTCAATCTGAAGAACAAGAGTCTCGGCAAGACCGTTTACACCTATGACGGATTCGGGCGCACAACCAGCGAGACAGATCCCGTCGGCAATACTACTCGATATGAATACGACGTTTTTGACCGGATAATTCGCACCGTCCTGCCTGACGCCAGTGAGGTAGTAACCGACTACGCCGGACATAGCGATGAAGGGCTGCCGATCGGCATCAAGGTCGGTGACAAAGCGTTGGGGCAGCAGGCCTACGATGGTCTGGGTCGTTTGATACAAAGTACCGTGGGCGGACGAAAGTCCGAGGCTGGCTATGAAGCGGGCTTCACTCAGCCACAGTGGTTCAAGAGTGCTGACGGCCAGAAAACCGAATTCACTTACTTGCGCGATCTGGGCGGTTTGCTGACTGAGCGCAAGGCGGGGGGGCTGGTCACGACCATGACTTATGACCCCGTCAGCGGCAATCCCTTGACCTGTACCGAAAACGGCAGGGAACGCCGTTTCACCTATTACCCTTCCGGGCGCGTGAAAACCGAAACGACGACCCTTGGTGCCGTCACGAAAGCAACATCCCGTACCTGGTCCCTGCAGGGGCGGCCGATCACCCATGTCGATGTACTCGGAGCCGAAAGCACATCCGAATACGATCAGCATGGTCGCCTGCTATCCACCTCGCAGGGCACGCTGAAAACCGAGTTCCACTACAACATACAGACGGGGATGCTGGACTGGACTAAAACCGAAGAAACCTCGATCAAGCGTCAGATGATCACCCGGTTTGCCTATGACGATGTCGGTCGCGAAACCCGCCGTACATTCGAGATTCAGGGCCAGCCCGACCAGACCCTGGAATCGACTTACACGCTGGCTGGCAAACTGGCGCAGAAAGTCTCCAGGCGCGGCACGCAACTATTGCGTGACGAGCAATTCACCTACGATGTGCGCGGGCGTCTGATCCAGTACGACTGTGCCGGCACCCAAAAGCCCCGCGATCCGTATGGCAAGGAAATTGTCCAGCAAACGTTCACCTTCGATGCGCTGGATAACATCCTCACCGTGCAGACGAAGTTCCCGCTGGGCGTGAATCTGACCACGTTCAGTTATGACAATCCCGATCCTGCCCAGCTCAGCGCAGTCAAACATTCCCATGTCGACTATCCACCGGCAGTGACGCTGGAATACGACGCCAACGGCAGGATGATCAAGGACGACCAGGCGCGGACTCTGGCCTATGACGCCTTCGGACGTCTTGAGCAATTGTCCGGCGCAGGGGGATCAGTCATTCGTGGCTACCATTACGACGGTTTCGACGATCTGGTTGAACTGTCGCAACCCGAAAAGACAACGGTGCAGCGTTACTACCACGCAGGCCGGGTCGCCAATGAGGTGAGTGGTGAAAATTCATCCAGTGTTGTGCGTCACGGTGGCGCGCTGGTGGGCCAACAGCAATTTGGTTTGCACGCTGGCGCGCAGCTATTTCGGACCGATCAGCAGCAAAGCGTGCTGGCAACGCTGGGCAAGGAACAGCTCACCGATTGCGCCTACAGCCCTTACGGCCATCGTCCTGCCGAGGGTGGTTTGTTCAGCCTGGCGGGGTTCAACGGCGAGCAGCTGGATCCGGTGACCGGGCTGTATCTGCTGGGTAACGGTTACAGGGCCTATAGTCCGACATTGATGCGATTCCTCGCCCCCGACAGCATGAGTCCGTTCGGCGCGGGCGGATTGAATGCCTACAGTTATTGCCTGGGCGACCCTGTAAATCGTGTCGACCCTACCGGGCATATCTCCTGGCAATCGATATTGGGCATCGGCCTCAGTATTCTCGGGATCGTTGCCAGCGTGTTGACGATGGGCGCCGCGACGCCATGGGCAGTGGCGGCGCTGGGGCTGGCCGTGACTTCAGGCCTGGCGGGTATTGCCAGTGAAGTGGTCAATGAGCTGGCACCGGATTCTCAAGCAGGCGAGATACTGGGCTGGATCAGTTTCGGTCTCGGGCTGGCTTCGCTCGGTGCAGGTTTGGCGGCGGGTGCAAAAGCGGCGGTGAATGCTGGCAGGAAGATGGCTTCAGCGTTTAGCCAAGGGCTTAGTGGCAGGGGCGCAGGAAAAGCGGGGAAATATTTAAAGAGGACCGGGAAAGGCGCCAAGGCTGCGGCCAAAAAAGTCAATGCTCCTGTGGAGCCTGTGGCGGATGAACCTTGGCAATTGGTCAGGGCCACCGGGACGGATGACGTGTTCAGCGCCCCCGTCTACGATAATTATCGGAAGAAGGCAGACGATTTCTATAAACTCATTGAAAGCAATAAGTCTGCCCGCCAAGCAGCTGGGGAGGCGGGTCTTGCGTACTCGGAACTAGCCAAATACAGCCAAACCAGAAAGTTAACGCATGTTTATATGACGAAGATCACTGGAGGCGGGCATCGTATTTATCTTCTGGAGGATAGTGCAACGAGAGTTTGCAAAGTCCTTCAGTCGGGCGGCCATTGGTCTCCCGGGCAAACTTCCGCAAGAATAAGAGCGGCGGGAAATATGGATACAGCTCGGACGTGA
- the orn gene encoding oligoribonuclease, protein MQNPQNLIWIDLEMTGLDPDNDVIIEMATIVTDSELNTLAEGPVIAIHHSDEVLARMDEWNTRTHGNSGLTQRVRESRISMAEAEAETIAFLEQWVPKGKSPICGNSICQDRRFLYTHMKALESYFHYRNLDVSTLKELAARWAPDVRDSFKKGSTHLALDDIRESIAELQHYRKHFIKF, encoded by the coding sequence ATGCAAAACCCGCAGAACCTGATCTGGATCGACCTGGAGATGACCGGTCTGGACCCGGACAACGACGTGATCATCGAAATGGCTACCATCGTCACCGACAGTGAGCTGAACACATTGGCTGAAGGTCCGGTAATCGCCATCCATCACAGCGACGAAGTCCTTGCGCGCATGGATGAGTGGAACACCCGCACTCACGGCAACTCCGGCCTGACCCAGCGTGTGCGCGAGAGCCGCATCAGCATGGCCGAGGCCGAAGCCGAAACCATCGCCTTCCTGGAACAATGGGTGCCGAAGGGCAAGTCGCCGATCTGCGGAAACAGCATCTGCCAGGACCGTCGTTTCCTTTACACCCACATGAAGGCGCTGGAAAGCTACTTCCACTATCGCAACCTCGACGTTTCCACACTCAAGGAACTGGCCGCGCGCTGGGCGCCGGACGTGCGTGACAGCTTCAAGAAGGGCAGCACGCACCTGGCGCTGGACGACATTCGCGAATCCATCGCCGAGTTGCAGCATTACCGTAAGCATTTCATCAAGTTCTGA
- the queG gene encoding tRNA epoxyqueuosine(34) reductase QueG, with product MSAITTDLPALAQSIKDWGRELGFQQVGISGLDLAEHEQHLAHWLEAGYHGEMDYMGAHGSKRSHPEELVPGTLRVVSLRMDYLPGDTEMAKRLAEPEKAYVSRYALGRDYHKLIRKRVQQLADRIQAQIGPFGFRAFVDSAPVLEKAIAEQAGLGWIGKNTLVLNRKAGSYFFLSELFVDLPLPVDEPHSSEHCGRCTACLDICPTNAFVGPYVLDARRCISYLTIELKTAIPADLRPLIGNRVFGCDDCQIVCPWNRFAKPSGEGDFKPRHNLDNAELAELFLWDEETFLSSTEGSPLRRAGYERWLRNLAVGLGNAPSTIPVLEALKARRDHPSELVREHVEWALERHSRPSNL from the coding sequence ATGTCCGCCATCACCACAGACCTGCCCGCCCTCGCCCAATCGATCAAGGATTGGGGCCGCGAGCTGGGCTTTCAGCAAGTCGGCATCAGCGGTCTGGATCTGGCCGAGCATGAGCAGCACCTCGCGCACTGGCTCGAGGCCGGCTACCACGGCGAAATGGACTACATGGGCGCCCACGGCAGCAAACGCTCGCACCCCGAAGAGCTGGTACCGGGCACGCTGCGCGTGGTCTCGCTGCGCATGGACTACCTGCCCGGCGATACCGAAATGGCCAAACGCCTGGCTGAACCGGAAAAAGCCTACGTGTCGCGTTATGCCTTGGGCCGCGATTACCACAAATTGATCCGTAAACGTGTGCAGCAATTGGCCGACAGGATTCAGGCGCAGATCGGCCCGTTCGGTTTTCGCGCCTTTGTCGACAGCGCGCCGGTGCTGGAAAAAGCCATCGCCGAGCAAGCCGGGCTGGGCTGGATCGGCAAAAACACCCTTGTACTGAATCGCAAGGCAGGCAGTTATTTCTTCCTCAGCGAGCTGTTTGTCGACCTGCCGTTGCCGGTGGATGAACCGCATAGCAGCGAACATTGCGGCCGTTGCACTGCGTGTCTGGACATCTGCCCGACCAACGCCTTCGTCGGCCCGTACGTGCTGGATGCGCGGCGCTGCATTTCCTACCTGACTATCGAACTGAAAACCGCCATCCCTGCAGACCTGCGTCCGTTGATCGGCAATCGCGTATTTGGCTGTGATGACTGTCAGATCGTCTGCCCATGGAACCGCTTCGCCAAGCCCTCCGGGGAAGGCGATTTCAAGCCAAGGCACAACCTTGACAACGCCGAGCTGGCCGAGCTGTTTTTATGGGATGAAGAGACGTTCCTGAGCAGTACCGAAGGCTCGCCGTTGCGGCGGGCGGGGTATGAGCGCTGGTTGAGGAATCTGGCGGTAGGACTGGGCAATGCGCCTTCAACGATTCCGGTGCTGGAAGCGTTGAAGGCGCGACGGGATCATCCGTCAGAGTTGGTCAGGGAACATGTGGAGTGGGCACTGGAACGGCACTCCAGACCTTCAAACCTATAA
- a CDS encoding DUF6543 domain-containing protein, with protein sequence MTGKPPRVKPVPAPTKTPDFSVEDAHWSSSVSSSTPALPIPRRLEPAHPSLAPAPAALTPEIWVSVNPSSSVINELTMHVAKSSLADYWIPTPKKLGEFDAQGMRIVKQRQYVAVDDDHMVQVVLDVESGLFRATLASELDPSGPLMKLDSEGRFWGPLDSDFATVTDSISVQTAQLFRRMGRSVAQFSDATVARLLAVSGVDEVVLRDVLINDRPAPFLLEDTIRRFELDQKIQAQGRGAAPERFTRFKELEDAFEANCDEHTLRMRRVFPNLPKTAALAIWRNMSAAERLHMHNQPGMPQRVAKEALVALRDIRLARAREGIYLEAVSNLDSDRLVLHMLGNLANWPRQIAFEIRQGAGDGPVLSTSGDARSPFRHILIREDDGYVIQSSDAQIPEGSKDLYSAIWLVLLPGHRRLLGVTEGGGAALQQLIRALPLPSHHAVNELLGLPTLPVTADPAIARYGQTGHLRGGGDDNPLSPKSVVERVRNLYPHLPDEEVTAFITERLKSDSSDVLFRLETELATLREELAVWTAEGTLPHTPTAQPEGAPTPAGQRQAREQFSTKLQAIWQRKSVSKWDEGDDHFSHYVDFSGELPRLSSRFEYVTELILTANEPIARIGAFLDSFPNLQHLGVFGIKTEEFPSGIFLMRQLSDLALDGCSLTLSEATVEGLSRIETLTRLNLANNPLTVTPHVGYMAGLTGLMLSNANLTSVPSGIDRLTKLGVVALHDNNISDVGYELLEIPDTQDLFIGLLNNPLSAASRQRIGQYLENSSMDRKVEIHTEEVVLQSDSDSESSESGFSTGSESD encoded by the coding sequence ATGACTGGCAAACCGCCCAGAGTCAAACCTGTACCCGCCCCAACCAAAACCCCCGATTTCAGCGTAGAGGATGCTCACTGGTCATCCTCCGTTTCTTCATCAACGCCGGCTCTGCCCATCCCGCGCCGCCTGGAGCCCGCGCATCCTTCTCTGGCGCCTGCCCCGGCCGCATTGACGCCAGAGATCTGGGTGAGCGTGAACCCGAGCTCTTCCGTGATCAATGAACTCACGATGCACGTCGCGAAGTCTTCACTGGCAGATTACTGGATACCCACACCCAAAAAACTCGGCGAGTTCGATGCGCAAGGCATGCGGATCGTGAAGCAGCGTCAGTATGTTGCCGTAGACGATGACCATATGGTGCAAGTGGTGCTGGATGTCGAGAGTGGCCTGTTTCGTGCCACGCTGGCCAGTGAACTCGACCCTTCCGGCCCGCTGATGAAACTCGACAGCGAGGGCCGGTTCTGGGGCCCGCTTGACAGCGATTTCGCCACCGTCACCGATTCAATATCAGTACAAACCGCACAACTTTTCCGCCGGATGGGTCGTTCTGTGGCGCAGTTTTCCGACGCCACGGTTGCACGCCTGCTGGCAGTGAGTGGCGTCGATGAAGTCGTCCTGCGCGATGTGCTCATTAATGATCGTCCTGCGCCGTTTTTACTGGAGGACACCATCAGGCGCTTCGAACTTGATCAGAAGATTCAGGCGCAGGGACGCGGGGCCGCACCTGAGCGGTTTACGAGGTTCAAGGAACTGGAAGACGCCTTTGAAGCCAATTGCGATGAACATACTTTACGGATGCGCCGGGTATTTCCAAATCTACCGAAAACGGCTGCACTGGCGATATGGCGCAACATGAGCGCCGCCGAGCGTTTACATATGCACAACCAGCCTGGCATGCCACAGCGAGTGGCGAAAGAGGCACTGGTGGCGCTTCGGGATATTCGCCTGGCGAGGGCCAGGGAAGGTATTTATCTGGAGGCGGTATCCAATCTGGACAGTGATCGGCTAGTGCTGCATATGCTCGGAAATCTCGCGAACTGGCCGCGGCAGATTGCTTTCGAGATTCGCCAGGGGGCTGGGGACGGGCCTGTGCTCAGCACTAGCGGCGACGCCCGGTCGCCGTTTCGTCACATACTGATTCGTGAGGATGATGGCTATGTCATCCAAAGCAGCGACGCCCAAATACCTGAGGGCTCGAAGGATCTGTATTCAGCCATCTGGCTTGTGTTGTTGCCCGGGCATCGCCGTTTGCTGGGTGTGACAGAAGGCGGGGGTGCGGCGCTGCAGCAGCTGATCCGTGCACTGCCGTTGCCGTCGCACCATGCCGTGAACGAATTGCTGGGGCTGCCGACGCTTCCGGTTACCGCCGATCCAGCCATCGCGCGATATGGGCAAACGGGGCACCTGCGAGGGGGAGGTGACGACAACCCGCTATCGCCAAAGTCCGTTGTAGAGCGCGTACGTAATCTATATCCGCATCTTCCAGATGAGGAGGTGACGGCATTTATCACTGAGCGCTTGAAGAGTGATTCATCAGACGTTTTGTTTCGCCTGGAAACAGAGCTTGCGACGTTGCGTGAGGAATTGGCGGTATGGACGGCCGAAGGGACATTACCCCATACACCGACAGCGCAACCAGAAGGCGCGCCGACACCCGCCGGACAGCGCCAGGCTCGCGAGCAATTCAGCACAAAGTTGCAAGCTATCTGGCAACGCAAGTCGGTTTCGAAGTGGGACGAGGGAGACGATCATTTTTCTCACTACGTTGATTTTTCGGGTGAATTACCAAGGTTGTCCAGCCGGTTTGAATATGTAACAGAGTTGATATTGACCGCAAATGAACCGATAGCACGGATAGGTGCATTTCTTGACAGTTTTCCAAATCTTCAACATTTGGGAGTGTTTGGCATAAAAACAGAGGAATTCCCGTCAGGAATATTTCTAATGCGCCAGTTAAGCGATCTTGCGCTGGACGGGTGCTCGCTGACACTGTCCGAGGCCACAGTTGAAGGATTGTCCAGAATTGAAACGCTTACCCGCTTGAATTTGGCAAACAATCCTCTGACAGTTACTCCGCATGTAGGCTACATGGCTGGCTTGACCGGATTGATGCTGAGCAACGCAAATCTTACCAGCGTTCCTTCAGGCATAGATCGGCTCACGAAACTGGGTGTCGTGGCCTTGCATGATAATAATATTTCAGACGTGGGATATGAACTGTTAGAGATTCCGGATACCCAGGATCTGTTCATCGGTTTATTGAATAATCCGCTGAGTGCCGCGTCAAGGCAGCGGATTGGTCAGTATCTTGAAAATTCCAGTATGGATCGAAAGGTGGAAATCCATACGGAGGAGGTAGTTTTACAGTCCGACTCCGATAGTGAGTCCTCGGAGAGCGGTTTTTCGACAGGTTCAGAGAGTGACTGA